The following coding sequences lie in one Syngnathoides biaculeatus isolate LvHL_M chromosome 16, ASM1980259v1, whole genome shotgun sequence genomic window:
- the ezh1 gene encoding histone-lysine N-methyltransferase EZH1 → MEVSAAEAPTAAGVVAAPPAPRPQPPLYLGPAHSLLEWRRRVRSEYMRLRQLKRLKKAEEVKAVFVSNRLKIEEQTGMVNEEWCKLRIQPVPLSSSGGSVATKKVCTVESGFPGFKVQAVAMRPLSTVTGIPFMYSWSPLQHNFMVEDETFLHNIPYMGDEVLEQDEAFLEELIDNYDGVHGDREGGFISDEIFKELVEALSQYSDHEDEEEEEAAAVPEKKEEERATRRGSAESAEETRTPFVRRKRRSAVEVRDLSGSKKIPSNKIFTAIASMFPYKGTTEELKEKYKDLLEPPGPVKLPPLCTPNLDGPFAKSVQREQSLHSFHTLFCRRCFKYDCFLHPFHATPNVYKRKSKEIRMETDPCGADCFLLQKGAKEFVDQNMLRSRRFRKRRKQQQQRPAGASCPGPSAFAEESKDGESDHETTSSSEGNSRCQTPIKLRPAEDEAEQPACCAAEWSGAEESLFRVLHGTYFNNFCSIARLIGTKNCKEVYAFAVKEALIHRVPLEDGGISPQKKKRKHRLWAKIQLKKDNSSNQVYNYQPCDHPDHPCDSTCPCVITQNFCEKFCQCDPECQNRFPGCRCKTQCNTKQCPCYLAVRECDPDLCMTCGAADHWDSKVVSCKNCSIQRGLKKHLLLAPSDVAGWGTFIKEPVQKNEFISEYCGELISQDEADRRGRIYDKYMSSFLFNLNNDFVVDATRKGNKIRFANHSVNPNCYAKVVMVNGDHRIGIFAKRAIMQGEELFFDYRYSQADALKYVGIEREVDMS, encoded by the exons ATGGAGGTAAGCGCCGCCGAAGCTCCGACCGCGGCCGGCGTTGTGGCCGCCCCGCCCGCCCCGAGACCCCAGCCGCCCTTATACCTCGGCCCCGCCCACAGCCTGCTGGAGTGGCGCCGGCGGGTCAGGTCCGAGTACATGCGCCTCCGCCAGCTGAAGCGCCTCAAGAAAGCGGAGGAGGTCAAG GCCGTGTTCGTGTCCAACCGGCTCAAGATTGAAGAGCAGACCGGGATGGTCAATGAGGAGTGGTGCAAGCTGAGGATCCAGCCGGTGCCCTTGTCGAGCTCAGGCGGCTCCGTGGCTACAAAGAag GTGTGCACGGTGGAGTCCGGCTTCCCGGGGTTCAAAGTTCAGGCCGTCGCCATGAGGCCGTTGTCGACGGTGACGGGAATCCCTTTCATGTACTCCTGGTCCCCTTTGCAGCACAACTTTATG GTGGAGGACGAGACATTCCTGCACAACATTCCCTACATGGGCGACGAGGTGTTGGAGCAGGATGAAGCCTTCCTGGAGGAACTCATTGACAACTATGATGGCGTCCATGGCGACAGGG AGGGCGGCTTCATCAGCGACGAGATCTTTAAGGAGCTGGTGGAGGCCTTGAGCCAGTACTCCGACcacgaggacgaggaggaggaggaagcggcGGCGGTGCCCGAAAAGAAGGAAGAAGAGCGAGCGACGAGGCGGGGCTCGGCCGAGAGCGCCGAGGAGACCAGAACGCCGTTCGTCCGCCGGAAGAGGCGGAGCGCCGTCGAGG TGCGCGACCTGTCCGGCAGCAAAAAGATCCCCAGCAACAAGATCTTCACCGCCATCGCTTCCATGTTCCCTTACAAGGGCACCACAGAGGAGCTGAAGGAAAA GTACAAGGACCTCCTGGAGCCGCCCGGCCCGGTCAAGCTGCCCCCCCTCTGCACCCCCAACCTGGACGGACCCTTCGCAAAGTCGGTGCAGCGAGAGCAGTCGCTGCACTCCTTCCACACGCTCTTCTGCAGGCGGTGCTTCAAATACGACTGCTTCCTCCACC CTTTCCACGCGACACCCAACGTGTacaagaggaagagcaaagagatCCGGATGGAGACGGACCCGTGCGGCGCCGACTGCTTCCTGCTGCAG AAAGGGGCTAAAGAGTTCGTGGATCAGAACATGTTGCGCTCGCGGAGGTTTCGGAAGAGGcgcaagcagcagcagcagcgtccCGCCGGCGCAAGTTGCCCCGGGCCGTCGGCCTTCGCCGAGGAGAGCAAAGACGGCGAAAGCGACCACGAAACGACATCGTCTTCAG AAGGGAATTCGCGCTGCCAGACGCCCATCAAGCTGCGCCCGGCTGAAGACGAAGCGGAGCAGCCGGCGTGCTGCGCGGCGGAGTGGAGCGGCGCGGAGGAGTCGCTCTTCAGGGTCCTGCACGGCACCTACTTCAACAACTTCTGCTCCATCGCCCGCCTCATTGGCACCAAGAACTGCAAGGAG GTGTACGCGTTCGCCGTGAAGGAGGCCCTAATCCATCGCGTCCCTCTGGAGGACGGCGGCATCTCTccgcagaagaagaaaaggaagcaCAG GTTATGGGCAAAGATTCAGCTAAAGAAAG ACAACTCGTCCAATCAGGTGTACAACTACCAGCCGTGTGACCACCCCGATCACCCGTGCGACAGCACCTGCCCGTGTGTCATCACGCAGAATTTCTGCGAGAAGTTCTGCCAGTGCGACCCCGAAT GCCAGAATCGCTTCCCGGGCTGCAGGTGTAAGACCCAGTGCAACACCAAGCAGTGTCCCTGCTACCTTGCGGTGCGGGAGTGCGATCCGGACTTGTGCATGACCTGCGGCGCCGCCGACCACTGGGACAGCAAAGTGGTGTCGTGCAAAAACTGCAGCATCCAGAGGGGCCTCAAAAAG CACCTCCTGCTGGCGCCGTCGGACGTCGCCGGATGGGGCACCTTCATCAAAGAGCCCGTGCAGAAGAACGAGTTCATCTCAGAGTATTGCGGCGAG CTCATCTCGCAGGACGAGGCGGACCGTCGAGGCAGAATCTACGACAAATACATGTCCAGTTTCCTTTTCAACCTGAACAACG ACTTTGTCGTGGATGCCACGAGGAAGGGGAACAAAATCCGCTTTGCTAATCACTCGGTCAACCCCAACTGCTACGCCAAAG TGGTGATGGTGAACGGAGACCACCGCATCGGGATCTTCGCCAAGCGGGCCATCATGCAAGGGGAGGAGCTTTTCTTCGACTACAG ATACAGCCAAGCAGACGCCCTCAAGTACGTCGGCATCGAGAGGGAGGTGGACATGTCTTAG
- the nr5a5 gene encoding nuclear receptor subfamily 5, group A, member 5 isoform X2 has product MEDLPDHFREQRRASGPRADVFPSEGASTSQEPRREADERPESGEGCPVCGDKISGYHYGLLTCEGCKGFFKRSVQNDKRYTCAEGQRCPVNVSQRKRCPFCRFQKCLAVGMKKEVRADRMRGGRNKFGPFYRQMKEQKVHPPANAAPYRTIVETTQRLWPAASNDCPLMCDHTSNPLPADAFHQSHMYPSGMAPSPLDCGTSDDGVVPPLPLPPTFPGYLSEELQTPLSYRQAPSRYPVHSTPSSPYTLRTPSTSPCSSVAPTPPPQGPAGFPAACGEPSPSAFLAQLLEGEQDESQLCAKVVASLQREQANRGKHDCLNTFSIMCKMADQTLFGLVEWARNSALFKELKVEDQMVLLQSCWSELLVLDHLCRQVTYGKEGCIYLVMGQQIEMSTIISQAGPTLSSLVTRTQDLVSKLKALHFDRHEFVCLKYLVLFNPDVKSVQSRRQVEHTQERVNRALMEHTQRTHPGHSDKFGQLLLRLPEVRSISLQVEEYLYQRHLLGDLPCNSLLTEMLHTKHS; this is encoded by the exons ATGGAGGACCTTCCCGATCACTTCCGAGAGCAGCGGCGGGCTTCTGGACCCCGCGCGGACGTCTTTCCTTCAGAGGGGGCATCGACGT CTCAGGAGCCCAGGAGGGAGGCGGACGAGAGGCCCGAGTCGGGCGAGGGCTGTCCCGTGTGCGGGGACAAAATATCGGGGTACCACTACGGCCTGCTCACCTGCGAGGGCTGCAAG GGCTTCTTCAAACGCTCGGTGCAGAACGACAAACGCTACACCTGCGCGGAGGGCCAGCGCTGCCCCGTGAACGTCTCGCAGAGGAAGCGCTGCCCCTTCTGCCGCTTCCAGAAGTGTCTGGCGGTGGGCATGAAGAAAGAAG TGAGAGCGGACCGCATGCGAGGCGGCAGGAACAAGTTCGGGCCTTTCTATCGGCAGATGAAAGAACAAAAAGTCCATCCCCCGGCCAACGCCGCCCCCTATAGGACTATAGTGGAAACAACGCAAAGGCTCTGGCCCGCAGCGTCAAATGACTGTCCGCTCATGTGCGACCACACCAGCAACCCCCTGCCCGCGGATGCTTTCCATCAGTCGCACATGTACCCCTCCGGAATGGCACCGTCGCCTCTAGACTGCGGCACGAGCGACGACGGAGTAGTCCCTCCTCTGCCGCTTCCGCCAACATTCCCCGGTTACCTCTCAGAAGAACTACAAACGCCTCTGAGCTACAGACAGGCTCCTTCCCGCTACCCCGTACACAGCACCCCGAGCAGCCCGTACACGTTACGAACGCCCTCCACGTCGCCGTGCTCGAGCGTCGCCCCCACCCCTCCGCCGCAAGGCCCCGCGGGCTTCCCGGCCGCCTGCGGCGAACCCTCTCCGTCCGCCTTCCTCGCTCAGCTCCTGGAAGGGGAGCAGGACGAGAGCCAGCTGTGCGCCAAGGTGGTGGCCAGTCTGCAGAGGGAGCAGGCCAACCGGGGCAAGCACGACTGCCTCAACACGTTCAGCATCATGTGCAAAATGGCGGACCAGACTCTGTTTGGTCTGGTGGAGTGGGCCAGGAACAGTGCGCTCTTTAAGGAGCTCAAG GTGGAGGACCAGATGGTTCTTCTGCAGAGTTGCTGGAGTGAGCTCCTGGTTCTGGACCACCTTTGCAGACAGGTGACCTACGGAAAAGAAGGTTGCATATATCTGGTCATGGGACAGCAG ATCGAGATGTCAACAATCATCTCTCAGGCGGGACCCACACTGAGCAGTTTAGTCACCAGGACACAGGATTTGGTGTCCAAACTGAAGGCGCTGCACTTTGACAGGCACGAGTTTGTCTGTCTCAAATATTTGGTGCTTTTTAACCCTG ACGTGAAGTCCGTGCAGAGTCGGCGGCAAGTGGAGCACACGCAGGAGAGGGTGAACAGGGCGCTGATGGAGCACACCCAAAGGACTCACCCGGGTCACTCGGACAAATTCGGCCAGCTGCTGCTGCGGCTGCCCGAGGTGCGCAGCATCAGCCTGCAGGTGGAGGAGTATTTGTACCAGCGTCACCTGTTGGGTGACTTGCCTTGCAACTCTCTGCTCACAGAGATGCTGCACACCAAACACAGCTGA
- the soul5 gene encoding heme-binding protein 2, which yields MPMRLCSVAFHQVSHVLCTLSNTCVYVLLFFLLVLSGLSGRGHFSFYNSSRDLVLRQCTKQSATMFLLAGVVGCLLTLTAEARVGNCSKMPFPTETDQCLMYDVICKTDTYEARHYEAAKWVSTTESYWSMDIACMRAFMRLYKYISGENEMGQKIQMTTPVVVKMGEKKWFWQTKDFTVSFLLPREHLDDPPLPMDDRVFLSESPAQNVYVRSYGGWMNSLSDCHENEALMYDLKKNGASFKEDCHCGVGYNSPMKIVNRHNEVWVMIEGEPVCYSSEEMD from the exons ATGCCAATGAGGTTGTGTAGTGTTGCATTTCATCAGGTGTCCCACGTGTTGTGTACACTGAGCAacacgtgtgtgtatgtgctgctttttttccttcttgtttTGTCGGGACTTTCAGGGCGTGGTCACTTTTCCTTTTATAACTCGTCTCGGGATCTTGTTTTGCGCCAGTGCACCAAACAATCTGCCACCAT GTTTCTGCTTGCAGGAGTTGTTGGCTGCCTGCTAACCCTCACGGCGGAGGCCAGAGTCGG GAACTGCTCTAAGATGCCATTCCCGACCGAGACGGACCAATGTCTGATGTACGACGTCATCTGCAAAACGGACACGTATGAG GCGCGCCACTATGAAGCCGCGAAGTGGGTGTCGACCACGGAGAGCTACTGGTCCATGGACATTGCCTGTATGAGAGCATTTATGAGGCTCTACAAGTACATCAGTGGTGAAAATGAAATGG GACAAAAGATTCAAATGACGACACCGGTCGTGGTCAAGATGGGCGAAAAGAAGTGGTTTTGGCAAACGAAAGACTTCACAGTGAGCTTTTTGCTGCCCCGGGAGCACCTGGACGATCCTCCGCTGCCAATGGACGATAGG GTGTTCCTCAGCGAGTCGCCAGCTCAAAACGTGTACGTGCGAAGCTACGGCGGGTGGATGAACTCGCTGAGCGACTGCCATGAAAATGAAGCGCTGATGTACGACCTGAAGAAGAATGGCGCGTCGTTCAAAGAAGACTGCCACTGCGGCGTTGGATATAACAG cCCCATGAAAATCGTCAACAGGCACAACGAGGTGTGGGTGATGATCGAGGGCGAGCCGGTGTGTTACAGCAGTGAAGAAATGGACTGA
- the nr5a5 gene encoding nuclear receptor subfamily 5, group A, member 5 isoform X1 yields the protein MEDLPDHFREQRRASGPRADVFPSEGASTSQEPRREADERPESGEGCPVCGDKISGYHYGLLTCEGCKGFFKRSVQNDKRYTCAEGQRCPVNVSQRKRCPFCRFQKCLAVGMKKEAVRADRMRGGRNKFGPFYRQMKEQKVHPPANAAPYRTIVETTQRLWPAASNDCPLMCDHTSNPLPADAFHQSHMYPSGMAPSPLDCGTSDDGVVPPLPLPPTFPGYLSEELQTPLSYRQAPSRYPVHSTPSSPYTLRTPSTSPCSSVAPTPPPQGPAGFPAACGEPSPSAFLAQLLEGEQDESQLCAKVVASLQREQANRGKHDCLNTFSIMCKMADQTLFGLVEWARNSALFKELKVEDQMVLLQSCWSELLVLDHLCRQVTYGKEGCIYLVMGQQIEMSTIISQAGPTLSSLVTRTQDLVSKLKALHFDRHEFVCLKYLVLFNPDVKSVQSRRQVEHTQERVNRALMEHTQRTHPGHSDKFGQLLLRLPEVRSISLQVEEYLYQRHLLGDLPCNSLLTEMLHTKHS from the exons ATGGAGGACCTTCCCGATCACTTCCGAGAGCAGCGGCGGGCTTCTGGACCCCGCGCGGACGTCTTTCCTTCAGAGGGGGCATCGACGT CTCAGGAGCCCAGGAGGGAGGCGGACGAGAGGCCCGAGTCGGGCGAGGGCTGTCCCGTGTGCGGGGACAAAATATCGGGGTACCACTACGGCCTGCTCACCTGCGAGGGCTGCAAG GGCTTCTTCAAACGCTCGGTGCAGAACGACAAACGCTACACCTGCGCGGAGGGCCAGCGCTGCCCCGTGAACGTCTCGCAGAGGAAGCGCTGCCCCTTCTGCCGCTTCCAGAAGTGTCTGGCGGTGGGCATGAAGAAAGAAG CAGTGAGAGCGGACCGCATGCGAGGCGGCAGGAACAAGTTCGGGCCTTTCTATCGGCAGATGAAAGAACAAAAAGTCCATCCCCCGGCCAACGCCGCCCCCTATAGGACTATAGTGGAAACAACGCAAAGGCTCTGGCCCGCAGCGTCAAATGACTGTCCGCTCATGTGCGACCACACCAGCAACCCCCTGCCCGCGGATGCTTTCCATCAGTCGCACATGTACCCCTCCGGAATGGCACCGTCGCCTCTAGACTGCGGCACGAGCGACGACGGAGTAGTCCCTCCTCTGCCGCTTCCGCCAACATTCCCCGGTTACCTCTCAGAAGAACTACAAACGCCTCTGAGCTACAGACAGGCTCCTTCCCGCTACCCCGTACACAGCACCCCGAGCAGCCCGTACACGTTACGAACGCCCTCCACGTCGCCGTGCTCGAGCGTCGCCCCCACCCCTCCGCCGCAAGGCCCCGCGGGCTTCCCGGCCGCCTGCGGCGAACCCTCTCCGTCCGCCTTCCTCGCTCAGCTCCTGGAAGGGGAGCAGGACGAGAGCCAGCTGTGCGCCAAGGTGGTGGCCAGTCTGCAGAGGGAGCAGGCCAACCGGGGCAAGCACGACTGCCTCAACACGTTCAGCATCATGTGCAAAATGGCGGACCAGACTCTGTTTGGTCTGGTGGAGTGGGCCAGGAACAGTGCGCTCTTTAAGGAGCTCAAG GTGGAGGACCAGATGGTTCTTCTGCAGAGTTGCTGGAGTGAGCTCCTGGTTCTGGACCACCTTTGCAGACAGGTGACCTACGGAAAAGAAGGTTGCATATATCTGGTCATGGGACAGCAG ATCGAGATGTCAACAATCATCTCTCAGGCGGGACCCACACTGAGCAGTTTAGTCACCAGGACACAGGATTTGGTGTCCAAACTGAAGGCGCTGCACTTTGACAGGCACGAGTTTGTCTGTCTCAAATATTTGGTGCTTTTTAACCCTG ACGTGAAGTCCGTGCAGAGTCGGCGGCAAGTGGAGCACACGCAGGAGAGGGTGAACAGGGCGCTGATGGAGCACACCCAAAGGACTCACCCGGGTCACTCGGACAAATTCGGCCAGCTGCTGCTGCGGCTGCCCGAGGTGCGCAGCATCAGCCTGCAGGTGGAGGAGTATTTGTACCAGCGTCACCTGTTGGGTGACTTGCCTTGCAACTCTCTGCTCACAGAGATGCTGCACACCAAACACAGCTGA